One window from the genome of Nitrospirota bacterium encodes:
- a CDS encoding type 1 glutamine amidotransferase: protein MAVLILKNIPTEGPGSIEDYLLQAHTAYSIVELGAGETPPSLEKFTSLVILGGPMSVYEMENYPHLLTGSRIIREALNREMSILGICLGAQMIAHCLGADVYAGSEKEIGWHHIELTGEGLKDPLMRKLAIHPQVGDFWRKFKVFHWHGDTFDLPPGAMLLASSKLFRHQAFRFGSRAYAFQFHIEVTAEMIHEWFQESPELGRMTQETERIYSEYAGRARNFYKNFFRKG, encoded by the coding sequence ATGGCGGTACTGATACTCAAAAACATCCCCACGGAAGGCCCGGGGTCAATAGAGGATTATCTCCTGCAGGCACATACCGCTTACAGTATCGTCGAACTCGGCGCTGGAGAAACTCCTCCGTCGCTCGAAAAATTCACTTCACTGGTAATCCTCGGCGGTCCCATGAGTGTGTATGAGATGGAGAACTATCCCCATCTTCTTACCGGATCGCGTATTATCAGGGAAGCGCTGAACAGGGAAATGAGTATCCTTGGCATATGCCTCGGAGCGCAGATGATCGCTCATTGCCTTGGAGCAGACGTGTATGCCGGGTCAGAAAAAGAAATCGGCTGGCATCATATCGAACTGACAGGGGAAGGCCTGAAAGATCCCCTTATGAGAAAGCTTGCCATCCACCCGCAGGTCGGAGATTTCTGGAGAAAATTCAAGGTATTCCACTGGCATGGTGACACATTCGACCTTCCTCCCGGGGCAATGCTCCTTGCAAGCTCAAAACTGTTCAGGCATCAGGCATTCAGGTTCGGTTCCAGGGCTTATGCGTTCCAGTTCCATATTGAAGTGACCGCTGAGATGATACATGAGTGGTTTCAGGAATCGCCGGAACTGGGCCGAATGACACAGGAAACTGAAAGGATATACAGTGAATATGCCGGAAGGGCAAGAAATTTCTATAAAAATTTTTTCCGTAAAGGGTAA
- the glnA gene encoding type I glutamate--ammonia ligase: MPTAKIKKIGPKPRDKKDVMELAKKHNVKFIRLWFTDIHGQLKSFAVPIDELEFAFNEGMGFDGSSIKGFARIDESDMIARPDPSTFVILPWRPKEKAVARVFCDIYEPDGSPYKGDPRYILKINLEKAKKKGFTMYVGPELEYFYFKNDKGTETLDEGGYFDYPLDAAEDLRRDTILALETMGIKVEYSHHEVAHSQHEIDLRYEDALTMADIVITHRIIVKEIAKQYNVYATFMPKPIYGQNGSGMHTHQSLFRGNQNAFFDPKDQYFLSDIAKKYIAGLLMHVKEITLVLNQWVNSYKRLVPGFEAPVYICWARRNRSTLVRVPLYKPGKEKATRIELRSPDPACNPYLAFSCMLNAGLKGIEKGYKLPEPMEMDVYHLTEEERRKYNIDTLPGSLNRALEVAAESDLLREALGDHIFEQLIMSKSVEWDEYRIRIHPYELQRYLPIL, from the coding sequence ATGCCGACAGCAAAGATCAAGAAGATTGGTCCGAAACCGAGAGATAAAAAGGATGTCATGGAGCTGGCAAAAAAACATAATGTGAAATTTATCAGGCTCTGGTTTACAGATATCCACGGTCAGCTGAAGAGTTTCGCCGTACCTATAGATGAGCTCGAATTCGCCTTCAATGAAGGAATGGGATTTGACGGTTCGTCTATAAAGGGATTTGCCAGGATCGATGAGAGCGACATGATTGCGAGGCCTGATCCGTCGACATTCGTTATCCTTCCATGGAGGCCGAAGGAAAAAGCTGTCGCAAGGGTTTTCTGTGATATTTATGAACCCGACGGTTCACCATATAAGGGGGATCCAAGATATATCCTGAAGATAAATCTCGAAAAGGCAAAAAAGAAAGGGTTTACCATGTATGTGGGACCGGAACTCGAGTATTTTTATTTCAAAAACGATAAAGGGACAGAGACACTCGATGAAGGCGGGTATTTCGACTATCCCCTTGATGCGGCCGAAGATCTCAGGCGCGACACCATACTCGCCCTCGAGACAATGGGGATTAAAGTCGAGTATTCCCATCACGAGGTTGCGCATTCTCAGCATGAGATTGATCTCAGATATGAAGATGCCCTCACCATGGCCGATATCGTGATCACTCACAGGATCATCGTAAAGGAGATCGCCAAGCAATACAATGTCTATGCCACATTCATGCCAAAACCGATCTACGGACAGAATGGCAGCGGCATGCACACACATCAGTCCCTTTTCAGGGGAAACCAGAATGCGTTTTTTGATCCTAAGGATCAATACTTCCTGTCGGATATCGCAAAGAAATATATTGCCGGACTCCTGATGCATGTAAAAGAAATTACTCTCGTGCTGAACCAGTGGGTGAATTCCTATAAAAGACTCGTTCCCGGCTTTGAGGCGCCTGTCTATATCTGCTGGGCCAGAAGGAACAGATCAACGCTTGTGAGGGTTCCGCTCTATAAACCGGGCAAAGAGAAGGCTACCCGTATCGAACTCCGTTCGCCCGATCCTGCCTGCAATCCCTATCTTGCCTTTTCCTGTATGCTGAACGCGGGTCTTAAAGGTATCGAGAAAGGCTACAAGCTTCCCGAGCCAATGGAAATGGATGTGTACCACCTGACAGAAGAAGAGCGGCGGAAATACAATATCGATACCCTTCCCGGCAGCCTTAACAGGGCTCTTGAGGTCGCGGCAGAGAGCGATCTCCTGAGAGAAGCGCTCGGAGACCATATTTTCGAACAGCTGATCATGAGCAAATCAGTCGAATGGGATGAGTACAGGATCAGGATTCACCCATATGAACTGCAGCGATATCTCCCGATTCTGTAG
- a CDS encoding SPOR domain-containing protein: MPDDGFFHNEGKSRILLLLNCCSVLLLLFTVSCASYQIAQKDKHTETVLSGPKGSEQAKGDVPECRKLSEGVFVVQAGAFQQFAYAQALRQKIEEKGYPAYIRISENRGNIPVHRVLVGRFTDRKHAENMSGEIQQKTGLEVFVALNPPKEKFVVQAGCFRHMAEAQALRKQLEDRGYNAYIKLSETGKDKMLHIVLIGEFMEREPAEKLSVEISEKENIQAFVNRI; this comes from the coding sequence ATGCCTGATGACGGTTTTTTCCATAATGAAGGAAAAAGCAGAATCCTTTTATTGCTGAATTGCTGTTCAGTGCTGCTTCTGCTGTTCACCGTGTCCTGCGCATCCTATCAGATTGCGCAGAAAGATAAACATACAGAGACGGTCTTGAGTGGACCGAAAGGAAGTGAACAGGCAAAGGGTGACGTTCCGGAATGCCGGAAATTATCTGAAGGCGTTTTTGTCGTACAGGCAGGAGCCTTCCAGCAATTTGCATATGCACAGGCACTCAGACAAAAGATCGAAGAAAAGGGATACCCGGCGTATATACGCATTTCAGAAAACCGTGGCAATATACCCGTTCACCGGGTACTTGTCGGGAGATTTACCGACAGAAAGCATGCGGAGAACATGTCCGGAGAGATTCAACAGAAAACCGGTCTTGAGGTATTCGTCGCATTAAATCCTCCGAAGGAGAAGTTCGTGGTGCAGGCAGGCTGCTTCAGACACATGGCCGAGGCACAGGCGCTCAGAAAGCAGCTTGAAGACAGAGGATACAACGCATATATAAAACTCTCGGAAACAGGTAAGGATAAAATGCTGCATATTGTGCTCATAGGTGAATTCATGGAAAGAGAACCGGCTGAAAAGTTATCTGTTGAAATCAGCGAGAAAGAAAACATTCAGGCATTTGTAAACAGGATATAG
- a CDS encoding cation diffusion facilitator family transporter — translation MERHLHIENYSSEVRKVLIFTLILNSAVAFAKVIYGYITNSIAMMSDGFHSIFDGTSNIIGLVGIWIASHPPDEEHPYGHKKYETLFTIIIAVMLFVTCFQILQKVYTSFSEDHKTVVTETSFLIMLVTMGMNVFVMLYEKKKGRQLGSEFLVADAMHTKSDILVSFTVIVSLFFTKKGYPHVDSIVGLIIAVFIAKIGYDILKRASDVLVDTVCMNTSAIEYVVNSIEGVRGCHDIRTRGSANAVYLDLHVSVDGKMSTEKAHKVADVIEERIKTEFPSVLDIVVHVEPDTLKH, via the coding sequence GTGGAAAGACATTTACACATAGAGAACTATTCGTCAGAGGTAAGGAAAGTCCTTATCTTTACCCTGATCCTCAACTCGGCAGTTGCCTTCGCAAAAGTCATTTACGGATATATCACCAATTCAATCGCCATGATGTCCGACGGGTTTCACTCCATTTTTGACGGCACATCAAATATTATCGGTCTCGTCGGCATCTGGATTGCCTCTCATCCCCCGGATGAAGAGCATCCCTACGGGCACAAGAAATATGAAACGCTTTTTACCATTATTATTGCGGTCATGCTCTTTGTTACCTGTTTCCAGATACTCCAAAAGGTCTACACATCATTTTCTGAAGATCATAAGACGGTTGTTACAGAGACCAGTTTCCTGATTATGCTTGTTACCATGGGAATGAATGTCTTTGTCATGCTCTATGAGAAGAAAAAAGGCAGGCAGCTCGGCAGCGAATTCCTTGTAGCAGACGCCATGCATACCAAGAGCGATATCCTCGTATCCTTTACCGTCATCGTAAGCCTGTTTTTTACAAAAAAGGGGTATCCCCATGTGGACAGCATTGTCGGGCTGATCATCGCAGTTTTTATCGCAAAGATCGGATACGATATACTTAAGAGAGCATCGGACGTGCTCGTGGACACCGTCTGCATGAACACTTCTGCGATTGAGTATGTGGTCAACAGCATCGAAGGGGTAAGGGGATGTCATGACATAAGGACAAGGGGGTCTGCAAATGCCGTGTATCTTGACCTCCATGTCTCTGTCGATGGGAAAATGTCAACGGAAAAAGCCCACAAAGTTGCAGACGTGATAGAAGAACGGATAAAAACAGAATTTCCCTCTGTGCTGGATATTGTGGTGCATGTAGAACCCGATACACTGAAACACTGA
- the tgt gene encoding tRNA guanosine(34) transglycosylase Tgt, whose translation MKFSVMHTDGNARAGILKTERGTIHTPAFMPVGTVGTVKAMSPEELKEIGAEIILCNTYHLYLRPGHKIVEMLGGVHEFMNWERPVLTDSGGFQVFSLSALRKIEEDGVHFKSHLDGSMHFIGPKEAMEIQSSLASDIAMVLDDCTPYPSTHAYAMSSLFRTIKWAERCREMQKEGQALFGIVQGSLFEDLRKKSIEELVDIGFDGYAAGGLSVGEPKEDMHRMIYFVAPLLPAEKPRYLMGIGELGDAIKAVEAGFDMFDCVMPTRNARNGTLFTSRGKISIKREEFKADRGPLDPDCGCTTCRNYSLGYLRHIFLSREILSMRLNTIHNLYFYLNFFRDMRKSIIEGKFSEFRARWKDIYT comes from the coding sequence ATGAAATTCTCCGTGATGCATACTGACGGGAATGCGCGTGCCGGCATCCTTAAGACAGAGAGGGGAACGATCCATACACCTGCGTTCATGCCTGTAGGGACAGTGGGGACTGTAAAGGCGATGTCACCTGAGGAACTGAAAGAGATCGGCGCGGAGATAATACTGTGCAATACCTATCATCTCTATCTTCGTCCGGGCCACAAGATTGTTGAAATGCTCGGCGGGGTGCATGAATTCATGAACTGGGAACGGCCGGTCCTCACTGACAGCGGCGGATTCCAGGTATTCAGTCTCTCTGCACTCAGGAAGATAGAAGAGGACGGCGTGCATTTCAAATCCCATCTGGACGGTTCGATGCACTTCATCGGGCCGAAAGAGGCGATGGAGATACAGTCCTCCCTCGCATCTGATATCGCCATGGTGCTCGACGACTGTACGCCTTATCCTTCGACGCATGCATATGCAATGAGCTCACTCTTCAGGACGATCAAATGGGCGGAAAGATGCAGGGAAATGCAGAAGGAAGGGCAGGCGCTGTTCGGCATCGTGCAGGGAAGTCTTTTTGAGGATCTGCGGAAGAAGAGCATCGAGGAACTCGTTGATATCGGGTTCGACGGATATGCGGCGGGAGGTCTGAGTGTGGGTGAGCCGAAGGAAGACATGCACCGGATGATATACTTTGTCGCACCGTTGCTCCCTGCCGAAAAGCCCCGATATCTTATGGGAATTGGTGAACTCGGGGACGCGATAAAAGCGGTAGAGGCCGGGTTCGACATGTTCGACTGTGTTATGCCCACCAGAAACGCAAGGAACGGGACGCTCTTTACCAGCAGGGGAAAGATAAGTATCAAGAGGGAAGAGTTCAAGGCAGACAGGGGACCTCTCGATCCTGACTGCGGATGCACGACCTGCAGGAATTATTCCCTCGGGTATCTGCGTCATATTTTCCTGTCAAGGGAAATACTTTCCATGAGGCTGAATACGATCCACAACCTGTATTTCTATTTGAATTTCTTCAGGGATATGAGAAAATCTATCATAGAGGGAAAGTTCAGCGAATTCAGGGCACGGTGGAAAGACATTTACACATAG
- a CDS encoding DUF4139 domain-containing protein, which yields MTRKKALFVMVLLIALSFGYGAVAGAGKSGETSDAHSTGLDEQTGVAVTIYNVNLGLVKDQREIPLFRGTGELRFMDVASQIIPTSVHIKSLADPGSLQILEQNYEYDLLNPQKLLDKYVGREVKLYYKNPYSEREEIVTATLLSNNGGPIFKIGDEITFGHPGRIIFPGVPENLISKPTLVWLVENQLSSAQRIEASYLTNGINWRSDYVVTLNERDDKADLSGWVTIDNKSGTAYRNAKLKLVAGDVNRVRDENEYRDKMLRMAEVAAKPAAPQFKEEEFFEYHIYTLERPATVKENQIKQISLVHSSDIPVRKELLYRGATYYYYSQYGEVISHQKVGVFIEIENKKTHNLGIPLPKGTVRVYKYDSEKSLQFVGEDSIDHTPKDEKVRVKLGDAFDVVGSRKQTDWKKIASDTYEAGFEISLRNHKKEDVTVRVVEPIPGDWTMLSASHKHEKTEAFTAEFNVPVPKDKEVKVSYRVRMRF from the coding sequence ATGACGAGAAAGAAGGCGCTTTTTGTGATGGTTCTGCTGATCGCGCTCAGCTTTGGCTATGGGGCGGTTGCGGGTGCCGGGAAGTCAGGAGAAACTTCGGATGCCCATTCGACAGGACTGGATGAACAGACGGGAGTGGCGGTAACCATATATAATGTCAACCTCGGTCTGGTGAAAGACCAGCGGGAGATACCGCTTTTTCGGGGAACTGGGGAATTGAGGTTTATGGATGTCGCTTCACAGATCATCCCGACGAGCGTGCATATCAAATCACTGGCTGATCCGGGCAGCCTGCAGATTCTCGAACAGAACTATGAGTATGACCTTCTCAATCCGCAGAAACTCCTCGACAAGTATGTGGGGAGAGAAGTGAAGCTCTATTACAAAAATCCCTATTCTGAAAGAGAGGAGATTGTAACGGCGACCCTGCTGTCGAATAACGGGGGACCGATCTTCAAAATCGGCGACGAGATTACATTCGGACATCCCGGCAGGATCATTTTCCCCGGTGTTCCCGAGAACCTTATCTCAAAACCCACCCTAGTATGGCTTGTCGAGAACCAGCTGTCCTCGGCACAGAGGATTGAGGCATCATATCTCACAAACGGCATCAACTGGCGATCGGATTACGTCGTCACCCTGAATGAAAGAGATGACAAGGCAGACCTTTCCGGCTGGGTCACGATCGACAACAAAAGCGGAACCGCATACAGGAACGCAAAGCTGAAACTTGTGGCGGGAGACGTGAACAGGGTCAGGGATGAAAATGAATACCGGGACAAGATGCTGCGGATGGCTGAAGTTGCGGCAAAACCTGCAGCGCCGCAGTTCAAGGAGGAGGAATTTTTCGAATACCATATCTATACCCTTGAGAGACCCGCTACAGTCAAGGAAAATCAGATAAAGCAGATAAGCCTTGTTCACAGCAGCGACATTCCGGTCAGGAAGGAACTGCTCTACCGCGGAGCCACATATTATTATTACAGCCAGTACGGAGAGGTCATATCGCACCAGAAGGTCGGCGTATTTATCGAAATTGAAAACAAGAAAACGCATAATCTTGGTATTCCGCTGCCAAAGGGCACGGTGCGTGTATACAAGTATGACAGTGAAAAAAGCCTGCAGTTTGTCGGCGAGGATTCGATAGACCATACGCCGAAAGACGAGAAGGTCAGGGTGAAACTCGGGGATGCGTTCGATGTCGTTGGGAGCCGCAAACAGACAGACTGGAAAAAGATTGCCTCAGATACGTACGAAGCGGGCTTTGAGATTTCACTCAGAAACCACAAGAAGGAAGATGTGACGGTAAGGGTGGTCGAGCCGATCCCCGGTGACTGGACGATGCTCAGCGCATCACACAAGCATGAAAAGACGGAGGCGTTTACTGCCGAGTTCAACGTGCCGGTGCCAAAAGACAAAGAGGTGAAGGTTTCCTACAGGGTGAGGATGAGATTCTGA
- the ettA gene encoding energy-dependent translational throttle protein EttA, which yields MSNEPNKVIYSMIGVSKYYDKKPVLKDIYLSYFYGAKIGVLGLNGSGKSSLLRILAGKDRDFIGETVLSPGYTVGLLEQEPELDNSRTVKEIVEEGVQEIVQTLNEYNRINEKFAEPMSDEEMNRLIERQGKVQEKLDAMDAWDLDARLDMAMDALRCPTGDTPVNILSGGERRRAALCRLLLRKPDILLLDEPTNHLDAETVAWLEHHLQRYAGTVIAVTHDRYFLDNVAGWILELDRGHGIPWKGNYSSWLEQKKIRLSQEEKSESERQKTLQRELEWIRMSPKGRHAKSKARINSYEALLSQDIEQKSGDLEIFIPPGPRLGDVVIEAENVTKAYGNNILMEGMTFSLPPGGIIGVIGPNGAGKTTLFRMITRKENPVSGNFRLGETVKLAYVDQSRDVLEPDKTVWEVISGGEDVIRLGKREINSRSYVARFNFSGADQQKKVSMLSGGERNRVHLARMLKEGGNVLLLDEPTNDLDVNTMRALEEALENFAGCVVVISHDRWFLDRIVTHILAFEGDSTVVWFDGNYSEYEADRKARLGAAADHPHRIKYRHLTRQ from the coding sequence ATGAGTAATGAGCCGAACAAGGTTATCTATTCCATGATAGGGGTAAGCAAATACTACGACAAGAAGCCAGTTCTGAAAGACATCTACCTCTCATATTTCTATGGTGCAAAGATCGGTGTCCTCGGGCTGAACGGTTCAGGAAAAAGCTCCCTCCTCCGTATTCTCGCCGGAAAAGACAGGGATTTCATCGGCGAGACAGTCCTCTCGCCGGGATATACCGTCGGGCTGCTTGAGCAGGAGCCGGAACTGGACAACAGCAGGACCGTGAAAGAGATCGTGGAAGAGGGGGTTCAGGAGATCGTACAGACCCTCAACGAGTACAACCGCATCAATGAAAAATTTGCGGAACCGATGTCAGATGAGGAAATGAACAGGCTTATTGAACGGCAGGGAAAGGTGCAGGAGAAACTGGATGCCATGGACGCATGGGATCTTGATGCGCGGCTGGATATGGCGATGGACGCGCTGCGCTGTCCCACCGGCGATACCCCGGTCAATATCCTCTCCGGGGGGGAAAGACGCCGCGCGGCCCTCTGCAGGCTTCTCCTCCGGAAACCTGATATCCTTCTTCTGGACGAACCGACAAACCACCTCGATGCCGAGACCGTAGCCTGGCTGGAACACCATCTCCAGCGGTATGCAGGCACTGTCATCGCGGTAACGCACGACCGTTATTTCCTCGATAACGTCGCCGGCTGGATTCTCGAACTCGACAGGGGGCACGGAATACCCTGGAAGGGGAATTATTCCTCATGGCTGGAGCAGAAAAAGATTCGCCTGAGTCAGGAGGAAAAGTCCGAGAGTGAACGACAGAAGACCCTCCAGCGCGAGCTCGAGTGGATACGGATGTCCCCGAAGGGACGACATGCAAAATCAAAGGCCCGCATCAATTCCTACGAGGCGTTGCTAAGTCAGGATATTGAGCAGAAATCCGGAGACCTTGAGATATTTATTCCCCCCGGACCACGGCTTGGTGATGTTGTGATAGAAGCGGAGAACGTGACCAAGGCTTACGGAAACAATATTCTGATGGAGGGTATGACCTTTTCACTGCCACCGGGCGGCATAATTGGCGTAATCGGTCCGAACGGTGCAGGAAAGACCACCCTTTTTCGTATGATCACCCGCAAGGAAAACCCCGTTTCCGGGAATTTCAGATTAGGGGAAACAGTAAAACTTGCCTATGTGGACCAGAGCAGGGATGTCCTTGAACCCGATAAAACCGTCTGGGAGGTCATCTCAGGGGGTGAGGACGTAATCAGGCTGGGGAAGAGAGAAATCAACTCGCGGTCGTATGTTGCGCGTTTCAACTTCTCCGGTGCCGACCAGCAGAAAAAAGTCTCCATGCTGTCCGGAGGAGAGCGGAATCGCGTCCATCTGGCGCGCATGCTGAAGGAGGGAGGTAATGTCCTGCTGCTTGATGAGCCGACGAACGACCTTGACGTGAATACCATGCGGGCGCTTGAAGAGGCGCTGGAGAATTTCGCGGGATGTGTAGTGGTCATCAGCCATGACAGGTGGTTCCTCGACCGTATTGTTACCCATATCCTCGCCTTTGAAGGTGACAGCACTGTGGTCTGGTTTGACGGCAATTATTCAGAATACGAGGCCGACAGGAAGGCGCGCCTCGGTGCTGCCGCAGACCATCCCCATCGCATCAAATACCGTCACCTTACCAGGCAATAA
- a CDS encoding class I SAM-dependent RNA methyltransferase: MEKNRILITCAKGITPYLKSEVIQLGFPVLSETVAGIATEGTMEDTYHLNLRLRTGHRVLFLVREFPARDADALYDSLSKIPWEEYIAADGYLCVTSSVDNPFIRDTRYANVKCKDAIVDRIRNKRGQRPDSGSDQNRTVVNLYWKDDACSVYFDTSGEPLCRRGYRKIPMSAPMQETLAAAVIQATGWSGKGQFINPMCGSGTLAIEAALIALNRAPGLLRDNFGFMHLRGFNNALWNDIRAQAKKEVRKTTSFRIIATDINRRATDSAKKNAEVAGVGHVIEFGTCAYSSTAVPGDGGIIILNPEYGERMGKLRELESVYRGIGDFFKQKCSGYKGYLFTGNPDLAKKVGLRTKRRLLFYNSGIECRLLEYELYEGSRKGKHRNV, from the coding sequence ATGGAGAAAAACAGGATTCTGATCACCTGTGCGAAGGGAATAACACCATACTTAAAGAGTGAGGTCATTCAGCTTGGCTTTCCGGTGCTCTCTGAAACCGTCGCAGGGATAGCGACCGAGGGAACCATGGAAGATACCTATCATCTGAATCTGCGTCTCCGTACCGGACACCGGGTCCTTTTCCTTGTCAGGGAGTTTCCTGCACGCGATGCCGATGCGCTCTATGACTCCCTATCCAAAATTCCATGGGAGGAATACATCGCCGCAGACGGATACCTCTGTGTTACATCCAGCGTAGATAATCCGTTCATCCGGGATACCCGATACGCGAATGTCAAATGCAAAGATGCCATTGTCGACAGGATAAGAAACAAGCGCGGCCAGCGGCCTGATTCGGGTTCTGATCAAAACAGGACTGTGGTAAACCTCTACTGGAAGGACGATGCCTGTTCGGTATATTTTGATACATCCGGTGAACCCCTCTGCAGACGCGGCTACAGAAAAATCCCGATGTCGGCACCCATGCAGGAGACCCTCGCGGCTGCCGTAATTCAGGCGACAGGATGGTCCGGAAAAGGTCAATTCATCAATCCCATGTGCGGCAGCGGAACCCTTGCAATTGAGGCTGCCTTAATCGCCCTCAACAGGGCGCCGGGACTCCTGAGGGATAATTTCGGGTTCATGCACCTCAGGGGGTTCAACAACGCCCTCTGGAATGACATTCGCGCACAGGCAAAAAAAGAGGTTAGAAAAACCACCTCCTTCAGGATTATTGCCACTGACATTAACCGCAGGGCGACTGACTCGGCAAAAAAAAACGCAGAAGTTGCCGGGGTAGGACACGTCATCGAATTCGGCACATGTGCGTATTCCTCGACAGCCGTTCCCGGGGACGGCGGCATAATAATCCTGAATCCCGAATATGGAGAGAGAATGGGGAAACTCAGAGAGCTTGAGTCAGTCTACCGGGGGATTGGGGATTTCTTCAAGCAGAAATGCAGCGGGTACAAAGGATATCTCTTTACGGGAAACCCTGACCTCGCAAAAAAGGTGGGGCTGAGGACTAAGCGCAGACTTTTGTTTTATAACAGCGGGATAGAATGCAGGCTCCTTGAGTATGAACTCTACGAAGGGAGCAGGAAGGGGAAACACAGGAATGTGTGA
- a CDS encoding 4Fe-4S dicluster-binding protein, whose product MCEFCTKHGDGKIWYKNAANYAHDLLSDLNRRTYIRDFLSSAFSEGFNTLGRLEVIFRKKGRLPRAVKAAMVQKAKEEHFGQVLPIEEITELVRHANTVVRMPCACRWKTDKQEVRCCYAISYGPEAWYKDIDMSYFGTAADEGLESVSPHIAIRQIEKLDEKGMVHTIWTMMTPFIGAICNCSLNECLAMRTLSRIEVETMARAEHVAKVDETLCIGCGLCDVQCLFRAVSSITAHGTSIARIDPQKCFGCGLCRRVCSTEAISLVLR is encoded by the coding sequence ATGTGTGAATTCTGCACAAAACACGGGGACGGAAAGATATGGTACAAGAATGCGGCAAATTATGCTCATGATCTGTTATCGGACCTCAATCGGCGCACATATATCCGGGATTTTCTGTCTTCTGCCTTCAGCGAAGGGTTTAACACTCTCGGAAGGCTTGAAGTCATCTTCAGGAAAAAAGGCCGTCTCCCGCGCGCGGTGAAAGCCGCCATGGTGCAGAAGGCAAAGGAAGAGCATTTCGGACAGGTGCTGCCGATTGAAGAGATCACTGAGCTGGTGAGACATGCAAACACAGTGGTGCGAATGCCCTGTGCATGTCGCTGGAAAACAGACAAACAGGAAGTGCGGTGCTGTTATGCCATCAGTTATGGACCGGAGGCATGGTACAAAGACATCGATATGAGTTACTTCGGCACCGCGGCGGATGAAGGTCTCGAATCAGTCTCCCCTCACATCGCCATCAGGCAGATCGAAAAGCTTGATGAAAAGGGCATGGTGCATACCATATGGACCATGATGACACCGTTCATCGGGGCTATCTGCAACTGCTCCCTGAACGAGTGCCTTGCGATGAGAACTCTTTCCCGGATCGAAGTCGAAACCATGGCAAGGGCTGAACATGTGGCAAAAGTCGATGAGACATTATGCATTGGGTGCGGACTCTGTGACGTGCAGTGCCTCTTCAGGGCTGTCAGCAGCATCACCGCACACGGTACTTCGATCGCCCGCATCGACCCCCAGAAATGCTTCGGCTGCGGACTCTGCAGAAGGGTATGCAGCACGGAGGCCATTTCATTGGTTTTGCGATAG
- a CDS encoding YajD family HNH nuclease has protein sequence MGKRPRKIRKPPPRMSSENKSAEEIVRELKERGSDAPSYRENSLRIHGLFCVKCGREFDFKTQHLLTVHHKDGNPRNNPADGSNWENLCIYCHDDEHSRGILGDYLKGKDR, from the coding sequence GTGGGCAAAAGACCGCGAAAGATCAGAAAACCTCCTCCAAGAATGTCCTCAGAAAACAAAAGCGCTGAGGAAATAGTCAGGGAATTGAAAGAGAGGGGTTCCGACGCCCCCTCATACAGGGAAAACTCCCTGAGAATCCACGGGCTGTTCTGTGTGAAATGCGGGAGGGAATTCGATTTCAAAACCCAACATCTCCTGACTGTGCATCACAAAGACGGCAATCCCCGCAATAATCCTGCGGACGGCTCCAACTGGGAGAATCTCTGCATCTATTGTCATGACGATGAACACAGCAGGGGGATTCTTGGAGATTATCTTAAGGGCAAAGACAGGTAG